The Apodemus sylvaticus chromosome 22, mApoSyl1.1, whole genome shotgun sequence genome includes a region encoding these proteins:
- the Pvrig gene encoding transmembrane protein PVRIG, producing MRTGSSQAVPATTLGQTQTLVLFSTLLTLGVSAASTEVWVQVKMETTNLSSFSVCCGVLGYDLISMVTVSWKGFVDAGETKLAVLHPELGTQQWAPASQAHWETPNSVSVTLTLGQSKARSSLANSTFCCEFVIFPHGSRVACRDLHSSDPGLSVPTPAPIFQAHLAGILGTAGLFLFGIIFILCLRWQLRLGFSKSQPTLTSTQAQMQSQLPHLASTHSSFISIENGLYALA from the exons ATGAGAACAGGCAGCTCACAGGCTGTCCCTGCAACAACTCTGGGCCAGACACAGACCCTGGTCCTTTTCTCAACTTTGCTGACTCTCGGTGTTTCTGCAG CAAGCACTGAAGTGTGGGTGCAAGTCAAGATGGAGACCACCAACCTCTCATCCTTCTCAGTTTGCTGTGGGGTCTTAGGATATGACCTCATCTCCATGGTAACAGTGAGCTGGAAAGGATTTGTTGATGCTGGAGAGACCAAACTAGCTGTGTTACATCCAGAACTTGGTACCCAACAGTGGGCTCCTGCCAGCCAGGCCCACTGGGAAACCCCAAACAGCGTCTCTGTCACTCTGACCCTGGGACAATCCAAAGCCAGAAGCTCCCTGGCCAACAGCACATTCTGCTGCGAGTTTGTTATCTTCCCTCATGGTTCCAGGGTTGCCTGTAGAGACCTGCATAGCTCAGATCCAG GCCTCTCTGTCCCGACTCCAGCCCCCATTTTTCAAGCACACCTGGCGGGGATCTTGGGAACTGCAGGACTTTTCCTGTTTGGTATCATCTTTATACTGTGTCTCCGGTGGCAGCTGAGGCTTG GTTTCAGTAAATCTCAGCCGACCCTCACCAGCACCCAGGCACAGATGCAGTCTCAG CTTCCGCACTTGGCCTCTACACACAGCAGCTTCATCTCCATTGAGAATGGACTGTATGCTCTGGCATGA